TTAGGCCCTGGCAAAGCAAAATCTTTAAAGTTCCAGTTTCCCGTTCGGCTGAAATACTGCTGTAACCCAGGAAAAAGATCAGCAAAGGAACGAGCAGTTGTAGTACCATAGCTACACTCATTTCTCCAAAACGAAGCATTCCATTGGAAAAGCCAGCCTCGCTAAAGTTGACCGTGTTCTGTTTATGGGCTTCTAGAAAAATGGATACACCGGCAAAACTTTCTATTCCAAAATCAAAGAAGCTGAGCTCATGTTTATCGCGGAAAGCAAGGTATCCGTAATGGGCCATCCGATGAGGATGTTTGTCGGGTTTAGCAAGCCATTTTTCCCTGACCAGTTCCTTGTATTTTAGACGCTGACTGTTCTGAGTTTTAAAATTCTGCCAGCCAATAAAAGTGGCGAGGCATAAGGCCAGACCCAATATCAGGGTCAGGATTAAGGTTGCTTTACTACTGAAAGCGGTTTTCCAGGTTCTCCTGGCTATGATCAATATCCTTTTCATATGATTTTGCAGGTATAGGTCAGAATCGGTAAGTAGCATTGAACATGACATTTCTGGGCGTTCCGGGAAATAACCTCAGGTAACTCTGGGCACCTACCCAATATGTGCTGTTGAATACATTATTTATGTTCATCGCCAGCTGAACATTTGACTTTGGCGGAGAATAATAAACTGCGGCATCCATCAGGGTATAGGCAGGAAGACGGAAGTCACGGGTATACCAGGGAAGTTTATTTCCACTGTACTGAAGCCCTGCGCCAAAGCCAATACCTTCGAAAAGCCGGCTGTCATTGAGGTCGTATCTGGTCCAAAAGCTTCCGCTATGCTGAGGGGTATTTTGTACACGCTGACCTTTTAAGGCGGGATCATAATCTTCCATAATAATGGCGTCTACATAACTGTAACCCGCGTTAAACTGCCAGTTAGGAAGGATAAACCCGGATGCTTCCAGCTCAACCCCGCGACTACGTTGCGCGCCGCGTTCGATCAGGCGGTTCGCATCAACCGGGTCATTTGCATTCATCAACAGGTTTTTCTGGTTGACTTCAAAAACAGAGAGGTTGACCATTAAAGTCCGGTTCAGCCATTCTGATTTAGCACCAATCTCTTTCAGGTCACTTTTTAAGGGCTTGTAATTTGTTCCGGCAGGGGGAGGGACGACCACCAGATTAGAAGTATTGCCCTGTGGTTGATAACCCTGAAGGTAGGTTCCGTAAATATTGATGTTTGAATTAAACTCGTAAGTAATCCCTAGTCTTGGTAATAATTTTTGTCTGAAAACGGTTTTCTCGTTGCTGAGTTTGTAGTTGCTGTAGTCGTCATGCCATTCCTGTCTCAGCCCCAGTAAAAGTGTTAATTTATCATATTTGAGCTGGTCCTGAATGTAAATTCCATTTGCAAGTGCATGGGCTGGTGGAATTTCATTTTGCGTGAAATGGTATTCACTCAGATCCCGGAGGGTATAAATAGGTTTGGCAAGATCAAAATGCGCTACATTTGGAACCGGAGCACTAACCCCGCTAACGGATTGAAACAAATAAAGGTCTTTATTTAAAGGATCGTATTTCGCTGCAACGCCACCTGCTTTTAAACGGTAACCCTGTGCTGAGCTTTCTGCACCTCCACGGTATTTCTGAACACTGATCCGGTCGTAACCAAGAACAATTTTATGCTGAATCGGACCTGTAATGGCATGGATGCTAAAATAGCTGCTCAGGTTATCAGTGTTTAAGGTTTGCTGTCTTTGTACCGCCCGTAATCCGGCAAGTGTTGGAATGGCTTTGCCTGTTTCATCTACCCCATAAGCATTGGTAGTCCTGTGTTCCAGCAGGTCCTCATCCCAGGTTTGCTTCATGTAGGCAATGTTAAATACGATATCTTTGGTAAAGGCATGAGATAAATTGCTCATCAGCATCAGATCCTGCGTACGGTACCGGTCATTGCTTTCTCCCATGCTAAATGTAATGGGTGTACTTTTAAGGTCAGTCTGACCAGCAATCGCTCCAAAAATACTCTGTCCACGGTCTAATCTTGTTTTGTTATGGTTTAATACCAGTTCTACATTCAGACTGGTTTTATCAGTTGGAATATAGGAGAAAGATGGAGCGATCAGGTAAGCTTTTTTAAACTGGAGATCCCGGAAGCTTTTGCTGTCTTCGTATCCTACATTTAATCGGTATAATAAGGACTTTTCCTGGTTAAGTGGGCCTGTGAAATCCAATGCTCCGCGAATAGTGCTAAAGCTTCCTGCAGAAATACTGACCTGCTTCCGGTCTTCGCTGAGTGGTTTTTTGGTCACCAGATTGATCGTTCCTCCAGGATCAGCACTGGAAAATGAAGCACTGGCGGGACCTTTTATCACCTCAATCCGTTCCAGGTTATTCGTTAATGGCTGGAGAAAATAGAATTGCCTCGTTCGCATGCCATTGACGATAGCTCCTTCCTCATTCTGATTAATTCCGCGGATGGAAAACTGATTGTAATAGCTATTCTGGGTTACAGAAGGCACATTCTTTACTGCATCTGCGAGTGTAAAAGCCTGTCGGTCTGCTATCAGTTCTTTGGAAACAGAAGAGATGGCTTGTGGGATATCCTTATTTAAGGCCGCGATTTTAGTAGCAGAAAAGGAGTAATCACCGTAATATTTCCTCTTGCTTGTACCTATTACTTCCACGGTTTGAAGTTCTTCATTAGAACTGTAAAGCTTAATGGTGTCTATGCGAAATTCCTGTTGTTGGAAAATCCGGTATTCCTGCTGAAAAGGAATAAAGCCAACAGCACTGGCCCTTAGTGAATAATCACCGGCCTTAGGTAATACAAGTCGGAAATGACCATTGGAGTCACTTGAAGTATTTAAAACATCTTTTCCAGTTTTGAATTTCAGGGTTACATTTTTTATGGGTTGGTTTTGTTGATCTGTCAGGATTCCGAAAACTTTTGTCTGGGCCCGAGTGGAGACCGAAAAAAGAAAGGAGAGGAATAATGTTAAAACGGGCTTGATAGAACTGAATTTCATTTATATAGTTTCTAAGTATAATTTCTGAAGATCACTGGCATTGATGTCTGCAGCTTTAATGGTATGGATGAGTTTGCCCTGGCGCATAATTCCAATATGAGTACCGATGTTAACCGCATTGAAGATGTCGTGAGTAGCCATAAGGACTGATTTGCCTTGTTTTCCAAGCGTCTTTACCAGTTCCGTAAATTCGTCGGTGGCTTTAGGGTCCAATCCGCTGGTAGGTTCATCCATCAGGATTGCTGCTGCATTTTTTGCCAGAGCAATAGCAATACCTACCTTTTGACGCATGCCTTTGCTGAAACCCGAAAGCGGTTTATGATGCGCTGCGGTTTGTAAACCACATTGGGAAAGAAAGGCTGTTAGTTCTTCCTGGGCATAACTGAAGCCGGCGAGCATACTGAAATAATCAAGATTTTCTAATGCACTGAGATTGCCGTAGAGCATCACCACCTCTGGAATATAAGCAAGGTGCTTTCGTGTCTCTGCAGATCCGGATTGTACTTCGATATTGTTAATCAGGGCTTTTCCGGAACTGGCCTCAGTAAATCCGAGAAAGAGGTTAATGGTCGTGGTTTTTCCGGCACCGTTCTGGCCGAGAAGACAAAATATTTCACCCGGTTTTACTTCCAGGTTGAGATTGTCCAGTGCTACGTGAGACTGGTAATGTTTGGATAAAGAGATTGCTTGAAGCATGTGCTTTAAATAAATTAGCAGGTATGGAAATACATGGTCCGGGAAGGACAATGAAAAAACTCAATAAAAAGAAAGGTTAGTTAAAGGAGGGAGGTCCTTTATTGCTGCATTTAAGAATAAAGCTGGAAGTGGCCTGAATAATCAGGAGACTTTCAGTTGAGGGTATTGAAGGGGGGAGGAAGGAGACCATAAGCGGCCTGGGCTGGTTGAAATCAGTAGATTGATGTTTCATCAGATCGCAGATTTTGCATGGAGAATAATGCGTTTTTAACTTTTCCCCTCCAGAATATTGACTGTCCTTTTTGATGTTGCTCTGTTCCTGGGAGCTATGTTCATGCTGATGTAAAGCGGGAATAACAGAAGTGCTCATAAAAAGAAGCAATAAGAAAATCGCCCCGATGCGGAGAGAAATGCTCTTGAGATATTTCTGTTTGTCATTCATTAATGCAACAAAGTTACAATTATTATTTTGCTGGTCAAGTTTTCTTACCTTCGGTTTATGAATGAGGTAAACAGGCATAAAACAGAGATGAAAGAGAAGGGTTTTACCACTATTGATGCTGTATTTTCAAAAGAAACAATAGCGGAAATACTCCGGATCATTGAAGCCACAGATTCCTCAGGAGAGACGTTTAGAAAATCTGCTGATTTGTTTGCAATCAGACAATTTTTGAAAGCTGTTCCTGGAGTTGCCCAGCTTATTTTTAAGGAGAATTTTAAAAGGCTGATTCAACAGCTTTTTGGGGAAGGCTATTTTGTCGTGAAATCCATTTACTTTGATAAACCTGAACAATCCAATTGGTTTGTCGCCTATCATCAGGACCTGACCATATCGGTTGATAAAAAGCAGGTTGCTGAGGGCTACGAGAAATGGACAGTTAAGCAAGGCCAGTTTGCGGTTCAGCCTCCATTGAATATTTTAAAACAAATTTATACCGTTCGCATTCATCTGGACGATACCGATGAAAATAATGGTGCTTTAAAAGTTATTCCGCGATCTCATTTAAAGGGAATTTACAGACCAGAGGATATTGATTGGTCGATTGAAAATGAATGTTGCTGCCGGGTAAATCTCGGAGGAGTAATGATCATGAAACCACTTTTACTGCACAGTTCAGGAAGAACAGTTAATAACAATAAAAGAAGGGTAATTCATATTGAGTTTTGTAACCAGGAATTACCGGAAGGATTCGGCTGGATTGAAAAAGCACCATTCTAGATTTTTTACCTGAGTAAAAGCTTGTTCTGCCACTGTTAAGGCTAAATTCATCAGCCGATAACCAATTTTATTTGTAGGTGTGTAATTTGAATTTCATTTTTATTAAAAGTGTTTTTCATGAAGTTATATTGCGAGTTATTTAAAGATAAGTATTATTTTCGCCAACCCTTATGGTCCTTATAAAACCAAATTTATATCCCATAAAGGAAATATCATAGCTTGGTCGCTATGGTAGTTTAGGTTGTGGGTACGTTTGGTCGCGTACCCACTTTATCAACTTAACGATAGAGGTCTCTCATGGCAAAATTAAACTGGCTCAGGATCTGTCGCGTCAATTCCCGGTACAGGTCATCATATCCAGGCCTGTTATTGGCTACTCCATTGACAATGGCCTTATCTCTTTCAGATAGCGCATTGTAATCACCAGTATATTTTCCGGTAAGGTTTTCCCATGTGTATTGAGCAGGAATGCGGTCTGAAGCAACGAGTTTCTGTGTATGTGCATCTGTAACCCGATAATCCATTACCGCTCTTGAATTGATGATTCTTCTGGTTACATATACCCTAGCAGAAATCGTTTTGCTACTCTGTGAACCGGCCATCTTATCACTTTTTACCGGGATCTTTTTGGATACTTCATAAGAATAGGTATTAGTAGCCAGGTTACTGAACCAGATGTCGTACATATTGATGTCCATAAACTGGTCAACCCTGATGTCAGATTGCTGTCCATAAGACATTCCATAAAACTTGTAATAACTGCGTTCACCAATGGAATTAAGGTTCCATAAGATATCATTCTCGAAAAAACTACCATTGATGGAATAGTAGCCGAAGCGCTGATCTAGTTTACTGACCACTACATTTGTGATGGCTGCATCATAGGCCTGTTGTTTTTTTGCAATGACATCTTTATAACCCGGAACATAGGTGTCGGCAATCTTTAGGTTATCGTAGGCTTTTCTGGCACTAAGCCTATCGTTGCGTTGCAGTAATTCCAGGCCCCGGTTGTACCTGGCGGATGCAGCAGCCAAAGCAGCCTGATCTAACTCTGCATGATAGTTTCTCGGACGAAAAGTCGTACTTCCTTCTTTTATATCTGCCGCTGCATCATACATTTTCTGTAAAGCTTCATAACCAGTATAGACCTGATCGAGCATCTGACCCTTTTTGCCATTGCTACTCTTCGCCAAGGCGATGTCCTGTTCATATTTTGAGGCTGCTTCCTGATAAGCAATGGGAAGAATTCTTATTGCATTGGCATCTGAAGGATTTTTCCTGAGGTCATTGATCGCAGAAAAATAGGCCTTTCCATATTCACCTTTGTCAAACAGTTTCTGACTGGACTGACAAGAAGATAATAAAATGAGCAGGTAGGTTAACTTAAGTAGCGTTTTCATAAAATGAAGGTATGGTTACTTAAAGATAAGCAAGGCATTTATTTTATTGTACTGAAATCGCTGTTAATCACCGATTTTAAAGTATTAGGTTTCCTCCCTGTTACCTTTTCCACATCATTGGTGGTAAAACCAACATGGTGATTTGCGATAACGGAATAAACGGAGTTCATATAGGAGGCCACAAAATCAGGAGCACCGGCTTCTTTAAGTATAGTTACATATTGTTCCGGGCTTGGTTGCGGATAGACGATAGTTTTACCGGTAACCTCGCTAAGGATGGTTGCAGCATCAAAATAAGACAGGGCTTCGGGGCCGGTCAGCTCATAAGTTTTCTTACTATGGCCTTCCTCGCTGAGTACGGCCGAAGCAACCGCTGCAATGTCTGCTACGTCAATAAAACCAACTTTGCCATCACCTGCAGTGGCTAATGTAATGCCTCTTTGTGTGATGTTTTCCCATTCATAGTTCTTGAAATTCTGGGCAAAGAAAGAGGCCCTCAGAATGGTGTAATCAAAACCATCATTTGCAAGTTTTGCTTCTGTTTTTAGATGGAAAGTCATGTCAGGTCCCATTTGATCCGATTTTAATGCAGATAAATATACGACCCTTAGTATTCCTTTTGACTTTAGAAAATCAAGGAAAGGATTGATCAAATGATCCATTTCCAATACCATAGCAGGACCAAGAAGGAAAACTTTATCTACGCCTGCTGTGGCCGCTTCAAAGGTTGCAGGATTATCAAAAGAAAAAGAAACCAGTTCTTCTGATAATCCCAGTTTTGCTTTGGATTCTTCTACATTTCTGGTGCCCGCGAAAAAAGCTATGTTTTTTTCCTGAAGGTCTTTGATTAATGCTTTACCAATTGCGCCTGTAGCGCCTGTTACTAAAATTTTAGTTGCCATTTTTTTCTGGATTTAAGTTTCAATAGTTACTTTTAGTAATACAATATTAAGAGGTAACTAATGGATAAACAAGAAGGTACAGCAGCATTACCTAATAACACCGGTGTAACTATTGCTGGGAATGAGGAGCTTAAGGACAAAAGAAATTTACAACAAATTTTCTATAATGCCAATACTATCGCCAATGAGATTTGCCCGGTAAGAGATGTGATCGCCAGAATAAGCGATAAGTGGAGTATTTTGTCAATTTATGCGCTGGGGGCGTATGGAAAACTAAGGTTCAGTGAGCTGATCCATAAAATTGATGGCATTTCTCATCGCATGCTTACCGTAACTTTAAGAAACCTGGAAGGAGACGGTTATATCAAAAGAACTGTTTATGCGGAGGTTCCTCC
This region of Pedobacter steynii genomic DNA includes:
- a CDS encoding TonB-dependent receptor; its protein translation is MKFSSIKPVLTLFLSFLFSVSTRAQTKVFGILTDQQNQPIKNVTLKFKTGKDVLNTSSDSNGHFRLVLPKAGDYSLRASAVGFIPFQQEYRIFQQQEFRIDTIKLYSSNEELQTVEVIGTSKRKYYGDYSFSATKIAALNKDIPQAISSVSKELIADRQAFTLADAVKNVPSVTQNSYYNQFSIRGINQNEEGAIVNGMRTRQFYFLQPLTNNLERIEVIKGPASASFSSADPGGTINLVTKKPLSEDRKQVSISAGSFSTIRGALDFTGPLNQEKSLLYRLNVGYEDSKSFRDLQFKKAYLIAPSFSYIPTDKTSLNVELVLNHNKTRLDRGQSIFGAIAGQTDLKSTPITFSMGESNDRYRTQDLMLMSNLSHAFTKDIVFNIAYMKQTWDEDLLEHRTTNAYGVDETGKAIPTLAGLRAVQRQQTLNTDNLSSYFSIHAITGPIQHKIVLGYDRISVQKYRGGAESSAQGYRLKAGGVAAKYDPLNKDLYLFQSVSGVSAPVPNVAHFDLAKPIYTLRDLSEYHFTQNEIPPAHALANGIYIQDQLKYDKLTLLLGLRQEWHDDYSNYKLSNEKTVFRQKLLPRLGITYEFNSNINIYGTYLQGYQPQGNTSNLVVVPPPAGTNYKPLKSDLKEIGAKSEWLNRTLMVNLSVFEVNQKNLLMNANDPVDANRLIERGAQRSRGVELEASGFILPNWQFNAGYSYVDAIIMEDYDPALKGQRVQNTPQHSGSFWTRYDLNDSRLFEGIGFGAGLQYSGNKLPWYTRDFRLPAYTLMDAAVYYSPPKSNVQLAMNINNVFNSTYWVGAQSYLRLFPGTPRNVMFNATYRF
- a CDS encoding SDR family oxidoreductase, with amino-acid sequence MATKILVTGATGAIGKALIKDLQEKNIAFFAGTRNVEESKAKLGLSEELVSFSFDNPATFEAATAGVDKVFLLGPAMVLEMDHLINPFLDFLKSKGILRVVYLSALKSDQMGPDMTFHLKTEAKLANDGFDYTILRASFFAQNFKNYEWENITQRGITLATAGDGKVGFIDVADIAAVASAVLSEEGHSKKTYELTGPEALSYFDAATILSEVTGKTIVYPQPSPEQYVTILKEAGAPDFVASYMNSVYSVIANHHVGFTTNDVEKVTGRKPNTLKSVINSDFSTIK
- a CDS encoding phytanoyl-CoA dioxygenase family protein → MNEVNRHKTEMKEKGFTTIDAVFSKETIAEILRIIEATDSSGETFRKSADLFAIRQFLKAVPGVAQLIFKENFKRLIQQLFGEGYFVVKSIYFDKPEQSNWFVAYHQDLTISVDKKQVAEGYEKWTVKQGQFAVQPPLNILKQIYTVRIHLDDTDENNGALKVIPRSHLKGIYRPEDIDWSIENECCCRVNLGGVMIMKPLLLHSSGRTVNNNKRRVIHIEFCNQELPEGFGWIEKAPF
- a CDS encoding ABC transporter ATP-binding protein, giving the protein MLQAISLSKHYQSHVALDNLNLEVKPGEIFCLLGQNGAGKTTTINLFLGFTEASSGKALINNIEVQSGSAETRKHLAYIPEVVMLYGNLSALENLDYFSMLAGFSYAQEELTAFLSQCGLQTAAHHKPLSGFSKGMRQKVGIAIALAKNAAAILMDEPTSGLDPKATDEFTELVKTLGKQGKSVLMATHDIFNAVNIGTHIGIMRQGKLIHTIKAADINASDLQKLYLETI
- a CDS encoding winged helix-turn-helix transcriptional regulator codes for the protein MDKQEGTAALPNNTGVTIAGNEELKDKRNLQQIFYNANTIANEICPVRDVIARISDKWSILSIYALGAYGKLRFSELIHKIDGISHRMLTVTLRNLEGDGYIKRTVYAEVPPRVDYELTELGRSLMQELSGIIGWAEKNGKEILAFRNKK